One window of Dermacentor albipictus isolate Rhodes 1998 colony chromosome 9, USDA_Dalb.pri_finalv2, whole genome shotgun sequence genomic DNA carries:
- the LOC139050155 gene encoding uncharacterized protein: protein MHGAPELVITDRGAALTAALLYTVLRLSGTTHGKTMDYHPQTNRLTERLNKTLADMMGMYIHADHKNWDKILPYVTFEYNTARQEAARLTPFKLVYGWEATTMLDAMLPHECGDDENGAEEFTQHAEEARQLARLRIHEQEDLDARHYNFRHSPVTYNGSDHMWFSTPIRRRGLSEKLLRRYFGPYRLLRHMSDVNIGARKVQQAKVFTLA, encoded by the coding sequence ATGCATGGCGCTCCCGAATtggtcataacagacagaggtGCTGCATTGACAGCTGCGCTTCTGTACACGGTtttgcgactaagtggtaccactcacgGAAAGACCATGGattatcatccccaaacaaatcGGCTGACAGAGCGTTTGAACAagactctggcagacatgatgGGTATGTACATCCACGCCGATCACAAGAACTGGGACAAGATTTTACCATATGTTACATTTGAGTATAACACGGCTCGTCAAGAGGCAGCACGACTGACACCTTTCAAGCTCGTTTACGGCTGGGAAGcgacaacaatgttggacgcaatgctgccgcaCGAGTGCGGTGATGACGAGAAtggtgccgaggagtttacgcaacacgcagaggaagccaggcagcttgcgcgtttgcgaatccACGAACAAGAGGACCTAGATGCCAGGCACTACAATTTTCGGCACAGTCCCGTCACGTACAACGGCAGTGACCACATGTGGTTCTCGACTCCCATTCGTCGTCGGGGGCTCTCTGAGAAGCTCCTGCGTAGATACTTCGGGCCGTACAGACTTCTGCGCCACATGAGCGATGTGAACATTGGTGCTCGTAAGGTTCAGCAAGCGAAAGTTTTTACCCTGGCATGA